The stretch of DNA CAGCGTCGTGACTTAGTGGAAATGTCTGATTCTGGTGAATTGTGCAAAGGACTTGCTGAAGATGTCAAAGTGCCTGTGCTCTCAAAATTGCGCCGGCAACTGGTTGGTGAAGGTTCTCACCGCCGTTTAGTCTATTCTATGGATTTTGGTGCCTGTGATGGTGCTATGGTTAATTTTCTTGATGGCTATGATGCCCATCTGGTGATATTTGAAAAACTCCCGGATGGGGTGTTTGCTGACCCATTTGAGCTACAGCATTTTGTTGAGCGCAAAGGTAAAATCTGAATCTGAGGTAGACTACAGAATTGAGTTATTATTTGCATTCTGCTAATTTAAAAAATCTTGCAGTTTTCGTGGATGTTGCTGTTTTTGGAGACACCAATCTTGAACTTCCCACAGCTCTATCCAATCGGTCATCTGTCGAGATTCATTTTGATCTCAGGCTAATCATTTCAACCGACTGTAACCTTGAAATAGACTTGCCTCTCCATGCTAGATACCCGGTAAGGTCCTATAAACTACcagtggcaaaaaaaaaaaaaaaaaaaaaaaaaaagttgcttTGAATTGTTTAGTTCCTGCTATCTGCAATTGAACATTACTTGTTTTTGCCTTGTAACCTACTAGTTTTGGATATGCTTCTGTACCTGCAAATAGAACATTCAGATTTGCCTAGAAATTGATTTGCATTAATGTTTTAAAAATTCAACAACTTGGTGGTGATTAGTGGTTCTTCATTACCATGATGGACATCCAACAATGCATGCCGGAACATAGAAGCTCTTATTCTTATATTGGGCCATGCTAATGCATAATAATAGTAGATATATGTCTGCCTCTCCCTTTGGCATGTTTTGTACAAACCATGGGCCAAATATATAGATAAGCTATCCAACGACTTTAATAATTTCTGTCCAGTTTTGCTTTTAATGCAAAAAAATATCTTTCCAGTTTCTATGGATTTATGCATTGTGATGGGGGCCACCCTTTGTGCATGGTACCTGTAAAGGTTCCAAGAAATTTTAGGGAAAAAATAATCCTGGCATTGTTTAGAATTCTGATGGATTACTGTAAAAATAACTTTGGTTGCAGAGTCAACTGGGAGACAGGGAAATGAGAGTTAGATGATTATATGAGTAACAAACTGAAAATGACTATTATCATATAGTTGTGCTTTGTAGGCCCTACTTTTCTAAATTAAGTTTGAGCTTCAAACGTTTGCTGCATTGTATATCCTTGTATTTTGTTCTACTGTGTACATGTCTTAATTTACATCTTGGAAAGTGTTAAAGTTGGGATACACAGAACATATTCGTACAACTGAATTATGTGATTAGGCAACTCAGGTTGTGAAGAGAAAGTTCTATTATTGCATATGATTATGATTTCCTCTTGCTAGGGAATAATAGGTGGTGGAATACTTATATATGAGATGCTCATGCTCAATGTTTAGGAGAGACTGATGATGGTCCAAGTGatgggaaaaagaaaaaaaaagtagaaaACATTATTTCCTTGTGATGATCATGTTCCCCACCTTGCCGCTTTCATGTTCTGCAATGCTGCAAACATGCCTGAAATGGGTGTTTTTCTTTAATAAAATACATGTTTCACTGTTTATCTTGGTCAACTTCTCATAGGCATATTTAGTAACAATTTGTCAGAACATTTCTGAATAAACTTAGTTGACTACTGACTGTGATGCTTATTTGCAGCCTCTTGATGCCAGTGGCTATGCCACGGTGGAGTTTGGTAACCCAGATTTGTTCCTCCAGTACAGAAAAAAGGAAATCCATTCTGATTCCTGTCTTTGGGTGATTAAGAATCTCAAAGCTGCACCCCTGGAGAAAGCTGCATGGCGGATACCCTGTGGAGATGAGGCCCACATAGGATTTGTATCTAGCATCACGTTTCTTTCAGCTCTTGTTTGTTCCATGTCCATCGTCTTAGCTGCTCTAATTTTTTGACGTCTTAGGGTCCTAGCAGgtccagttttttttttctttacacaAATACTGAAATGCGAGACAGTAAAGTTTTCTCCATGCATCCACACGTCCTTGCAAATGACAATTTAGTTGCCATTAATTTTGCTAGCACTAGAGGAGTCTCTGAAAGTTCCATTGAATTGGAGTTGCAAACTTCCAATCACATAGAGACAAGGACCAGATCAGGGTTCCTCTTTGTGATGGAAAAGGAGTTCCAAAAGAAAAATCATTTACT from Sorghum bicolor cultivar BTx623 chromosome 8, Sorghum_bicolor_NCBIv3, whole genome shotgun sequence encodes:
- the LOC8069741 gene encoding phosphatidylinositol-glycan biosynthesis class X protein translates to MTAGGGRCLLAVALAAAWISGAAAAASSSAEQADGRQKSVKCMPCSRPYIGDAYLDNTLTGQLAQRRDLVEMSDSGELCKGLAEDVKVPVLSKLRRQLVGEGSHRRLVYSMDFGACDGAMVNFLDGYDAHLVIFEKLPDGVFADPFELQHFVERKVFVDVAVFGDTNLELPTALSNRSSVEIHFDLRLIISTDCNLEIDLPLHARYPPLDASGYATVEFGNPDLFLQYRKKEIHSDSCLWVIKNLKAAPLEKAAWRIPCGDEAHIGFVSSITFLSALVCSMSIVLAALIF